In Belonocnema kinseyi isolate 2016_QV_RU_SX_M_011 chromosome 4, B_treatae_v1, whole genome shotgun sequence, a single window of DNA contains:
- the LOC117170605 gene encoding uncharacterized protein LOC117170605: MAGKDWLNAILKRNSRLSIRRPEATSLSRATSFNRNNVSGFYDKLNTILSRDELTASCIWNLDGTGVSTVSKPSEIIAEKGKRTFGSITSGERGTNVTLIAAVSASGRSIPPMFIFPRKKFQEHFIRDGTPECIGAGNKSGWVTDEEFFIFMQHFIKHVKPTKDEPVFILLDNHSSHISVKTLDLAKDNGICMLTFPPYFSHKL; the protein is encoded by the coding sequence atggcagGCAAAGACTGGCTCAATGCTATTTTAAAGAGAAACAGTCGTTTAAGTATTAGAAGACCAGAAGCTACCAGTTTAAGTAGAGCTACATCCTTTAACAGGAATAATGTTTCCGGATTTTATGACaaattaaacacaattttatCTCGTGACGAACTCACTGCGTCGTGCATCTGGAATTTAGACGGAACAGGTGTTTCTACCGTTAGTAAGCCATCAGAAATCATTGctgaaaaaggaaaaagaacatTTGGGTCGATTACATCTGGAGAAAGAGGAACCAATGTTACACTGATAGCCGCTGTTTCTGCATCGGGTAGATCCATCCCACCAATGTTTATTTTTCcgagaaaaaagtttcaagaacatTTTATAAGAGATGGAACACCCGAATGCATTGGAGCAGGAAACAAATCTGGCTGGGTAACCGATGAGGAGTTTTTCATATTCATGCAGCATTTTATAAAACATGTTAAACCCACTAAAGATGAGCCAGTTTTTATTCTGCTAGATAATCATTCTTCCCATATCTCCGTAAAAACCTTAGATTTGGCGAAAGATAATGGTATTTGTATGCTTACTTTTCCACCATATTTCTCTCATAAGCTGTAA